The segment TTGGCTGAAACGTGCGAGTTGTGCGCCGACGAATCCCGCGAGCATGTCCTCTGCATTGTCGAACGGGCAACCGATATCCTGCCGATCGAGCGGTCTGGTGCGTTCCGCGGACGCTACCACGCGTTGGGAGGGCGACTTTCGCCGCTTGAACATGTGGGGCCCGAGGACTTGAGATTGTCCGAGCTGGCAAGGCGCTTGGATCTCGGTAATTTCGAAGAGGTCATCCTGGCCATGAGCACGGATGTCGAGGGGGAAGCCACGGCAAATTATCTGGCGGAAATCCTGGCGCCTCGCGGTGTCCGGCTGACCCGTCTCGCCCAAGGCATGCCCGCTGGC is part of the Chthoniobacterales bacterium genome and harbors:
- the recR gene encoding recombination protein RecR, whose translation is MKAADYPEPFRALVRELRRLPGVGPRSAERMALWLLEEPGRPSALSSALVLARDDLRHCADCGFFSLAETCELCADESREHVLCIVERATDILPIERSGAFRGRYHALGGRLSPLEHVGPEDLRLSELARRLDLGNFEEVILAMSTDVEGEATANYLAEILAPRGVRLTRLAQGMPAGGGLENADELTLARALIGRRSAGH